Within the Prosthecobacter debontii genome, the region TCGAGGTGCTGCGCATCCGCGGCGGCGATCTCAACAAGCGGGGGGCGTTCCTGCGTTTGCAAGATCACGGTCAACCGGTGGCTTATCGTAGCCTGCGCCTGCGCACGATCCCAGCTGGTGAAAAGCTGGTGCCCTCTCCCGAGTTCAAACCGCAGCCAATGACCCCGGAGGCGCTGGAGATCGAAGCCAAGCGCATCGAGCAACTGCTGCATCCGAAGCCCGCGAAGAAAAAGAAAGCATCCTGACAATTTTTTTACATCCCTCTTACCGCAATCTGACTCACCTTTTTGGGCCTGTGGCATAATCCTTTCAGATTGAGGTCAGCGTCTGACGGATGCGACTTCAGCAACCCTTTCTCAAGTAGTGTGAGATCATCTACATGGCTGTTGGTGATTCTTCAAAGATAACGGGGCGGACCGGGTGGTCCGCCCCGATTTCTTTTGGTCCTTGGGGATGAGGCGTTTTTCACGATGCCCTGCGTTTTGCCTTACGGGCGCTTAAAGTTCATGGCACTTGTCATGCAAAACGCCCTTTGGTATAACCATGGTTAATCCTTTCTTATTCTGCTCTCCCTTAGGAGTGGGCCAAGAGAGGAAGGTTAACTCAACCACCACGCGCTATGCTGACACCGACAGACATCGCCGAATACGGGGAACGCCATGTGGAGAAATGGCTGATAGAACATGGCTATCGCTGCTACCACCACAAGCAGTTGCATGGCTCCAAGGATCTCGAAGCAAGAAGCGACGAGAATAACCTACTCATCCACGTCAGTGCCAGCCTGGAGCCGCGCCATGCGCCAGACCTGACCCAGACGGATCACGACAGTGTCTGTGCGCGGGCCATGATGCTGGGCTTTGACCCCTGGATGGCTCAGGTGCAGGTGGATCGCCACGGAGATCTCTTTGGCGAGATCGAGTGGAAGAAGCTGAAGTGAGCTTCGGCTTCTTTCACGGTCCCATCCGCTCCACCACCACCCGGTAAAAGCCAAGGCGGCCGAGGTTTTCAGCCGCAGGCGGCAGGGGCAGTGTCCAGAGATAACCGGGGAGATCAGCCTCAGGCTCCAGCACCTCCAGGTCATGCCACGGCGGTGTCAGTGTAAGGCTGGTCTGGAGCCGGTAGCGGCGGCCCGTCAGGAGAGCGGGCAGTCGCAGGCTGAGGCTGCCTTCCTCGGGGGCCTGCTGGAGGGAAAGGCGAAAGGCGGAACTGCGATCTGTGGGCGCGGTGCCGGTCAGGTGCTCATAGGCGTTGGTGAAGCCATCGCCATCCGCGTCTGCCTGCGCTAGCCCGGCGGGGTCATGGGGGCCGAACCAGAGAAACTGCCAAGCATCATCCAGCCCATCGCCAGCATAGGGGCCGAAGTTATCTTTGAGCGTGTCTTTCACCGTGATCTGGCGCGTGGCCTGGGCGGGGCCTTGGTTCACCTGCAGCGTCAACGTTTCCGCTTGGGGTAAAAAACTGGTGGTGAGTGCCCCCCCGGTGCTGAGTTGGGCATAGGCGCTGGTGGTGAGCAGGGTGAAGGACGCCCCCTCCAGGCCTAACGATTGATAGGTTCCATCATCCAGAGCGATGGCCGGGTAATACTGAGCGGACTCCCCCTCCACCACGGTCAGGGGGCCGGCCAGGGCAAAGCCCAGCGGCACCGAGAGCTGGCCGGAGAGATCCGGTGTGGCTTCGTAAGCCGGGCTGGTCTGCTCGGCAGGTGGGGGTAAGCCGGCCCCTGAGGTGCTCTCAAACGTGGGGCTGGTGCCTTCGGAAACACCGGCGGAAATTGACTCTGACTCCACGCGATAGCTGCCGGAGGACCGTGACTGTCCCCAGCCGAGTGGCGTGACCCCGAGGAGAATCACCGCCAGCAGGAAGGCGAGCCAACGCCAGGAGGGAGATGAAGGGCGAGGCGTCATGGGCATCACATCACAGGTCTAAGTCGGCACCGGAGGCAGTCGGGGAGGGCGGGGGCGCTTGTGAGGCGGCTTTTTCCAGCGCCTCCACGCGCTGCCTGAGACGCTCATTTTCCGCCGCCAGGGTCTCCATTTTTTTCACCAGAGCCTGGATGGACGCCAGGGCAACCCCATCCGCATCCACGGTGCCGATGCTACGCTCGCTGTCTCCCAGTCCGAAGGCTTCGTGGAAATCCTGTGCCATCGGCCCCACATGCCGCACCTCCGCCGGTTCCGCCTTGTAGTTCCACTCATACACTGGCAGATCGCGCACCCGCTGGAGCATCTCTTCCTCATCCACCGGCTTCACATTCGTTTTCAGATTCCGATCCGAGGCGTTCGTCCAGACGCCGCCGGTGGTGAGGTGAGCCCCGCTGGCGGCCTCGAGGGGGTGCATCGGGGCATCCACACCTTGCAGGCCGATGCTGCCATCTTTCAACACGGTGAGGGCGTTGCTCGGAGTTGTGACATCCGCCCCGTTACCGATGACGAAGAGGCGATCCCCCGCCTGGCGGTCGATCGTGGATAGGGGGGCGTAGGCTGTGGGGTAGGTGCCGATGACGAACTCAAAGGCCGAGTAAGCGAGCGTGCCTGGACCCACGGCGGTGGAGGCCAGTCCTTCCGCAGTCCCCTCCGCCCAGGCGGTGGATTGAGGGCCCTTGGCTAGGCCGCTGGCCCAGGCGGTGGAAAAAGTGCCTTCCGTGATCCCGTAGCCCCAGGCGGTATCGTGATCCATCCGGGCCTCTCCCCCACCCCAGGCCGTGCTGTCGTTACCCGTGGCTTGAGACAGATCCCCCCAGGCGGTGGCCCGACGACCAAAAGCGGTGCCGCGACCCCAGGCGGTGGAGGATTCCCCCTCCGCATTGCCTTCCGCCCAGGCGGTGGCGAAGATGCCATTAGCCTTGCCAGTGGCCCAGGCCGTGGAATCGGGGCCATCGGCCTGCGACATATTTCCCCAGGCGGTGGCCCGCTCCCCCATGGCGATGGCGGAGCCTCCCCAGGAGGTGCTGTTGGTGCCCATGGCGAGCGCCCCTGCCCAGGCGGTGGCCATAAAACCGCCCGCCTCGCCACCTCCCCAGGCCGTGCTATCCAGACCATCGGCCTGGGACATCATGCCCCAGGCGGTGGCGTTGGTGCCGGAAGCCTGACCCTCCGCCCAAGCCGTGGCACGTTGGCCAAACGTGAACCCCCCCGCCCAAGCTGTAGAATAGGTTCCCATCGCCGTGGAGTGCTTTCCCCAAGCCGTCGCTCCGATGTCTCCAGCATCCCCCTCGGCCCAGGCGGTGCTATCGTAGCCACTCGCGTCAGACATGGTCCCCCAAGCCGTGGCATTGGTTCCTGAAGCTTGAGCGAGGGCCCACGCGGTGGATCGTTCTCCGAAGGCGATGCCGCCTCCCCAAGCGGTGGAATTTTCGAATTCCGCTCGCGAGAATTCACCCCAGGCCGTGGCGCGCTCCCCGATCGCATGACCACCAGCCCAGGCTGTGCTATCCATTCCAGACGCTTGGGACATCTGTCCCCAGGAGGTGGCGCGCTCTCCTCCCGCAGAAGCCAAGGCCCAGGCGGTGGAGCGGATACCGTAAGAAAGGGCTCCTGCCCAAGCCGTGGCACCGACACCATCCGCCGAGGACCATTCTCCCCAGGCAGTGGCCCGCTGCACCGAGGCTCGTCCACCACCCCAGGCCGTGCTGTCTTGTCCTGAAGCGGTGGAGGTGTCTCCCCAGGCGGTCGCACGTTCACCGTTGGCGGCTCCGAAGGCCCAGGCGGTGGAGCGGATACCGTAAGAAACGGCTCCTGCCCAAGCCGTGGCACCGACGCCATCGGCCGAGGACCACTCTCCCCAGGCCGTGGCCCGCTGCACCGAGGCTCGTCCACCACCCCAGGCCGTGCTGTCCTGTCCTGAAGCGGTGGAGGTATCCCCCCAGGCGGTCGCACGCTCACCGTTGGCGGCTCCGAAGGCCCAGGCGGTGGAGCGGATGCCGTAGGAAACGGCGCCTGCCCAGGCCGTGGCACCGACGCCATCCGCCGAGGACCACTCTCCCCAGGCTGTGGCTCTCTGCACGGAAGCCCGGCCACCACCCCAGGCCGTGCTGTCTTGTCCTGAAGCGGTGGAGGTGTCTCCCCAGGCGGTCGCACGTTCACCGTTGGCGGCTCCGAAGGCCCAGGCGGTTGAGCGGATGCCGTAGGAAACGGCCCCTGCCCACGCCGTGGCACCGACGCCATCCGCCGAGGACCATTCGCCCCAGGCCGTGCCGCCGGGTTGAGAGGCGGTGCCCCCATTCCAGACGATGGCTCCCTGGGAGGTCTCGATGACGATCTTATCCGTCTGAATGCCAGACAGCTTCTCCGCCTCGATGGCAAACGGCACCGCAACGAGCGCAAGATCCGGCTGCAGCCACTCGAAACCGCTGACCCCATCGCTGAACCAGATGCGCAGAAACAAGTGTTTCCCCACCGGAGCCGTCAGCGCCTCGGGAAGTGCGGCCATGTGGGGCAGAGCGGTGTTACCGATTCCCAAGTGGTAAAAGCCATTTTCCACCGGCACCTCCACGGCGAGGGCATTGTCCGGTTCGCTCATCGTGGCGGCGGCCCCGAGAGCATTGCTCCATACCGGCACGGCATCACCGCCGTTGGCCGTGGTCGCATGGTAAAGTAGGAACTTAAATTTCCCGGTGCCTGTAAAGGAAACCCCTCCGGCAGAGATCTTTCCCTGATGGGTGAATTGCCGGGGAAAATCTGCCCGTGCCACGCTGCCGCAACTGATCAGCATGAGGAGAAAAAACCGCAGGAACAGGGCGCGCATGAGCAGGGAGATGGTTGAGCTGAACTCTAGGCATTCACTAGATAAGGGAACTGACTTAGCAAGCAAGTTTACGGCCATATTCTTAACCGGCAGTTTTCCTTCTGAATCCGCTAAAATCCTGACTTTGGCTTGAGTTGATGCGCCTTTCTCTGTCCCTCGGCTCCCTAGACAGAGCTTCAAGAATGAGAATCGATCCGCCCCAAGGGTGTTTCCGTGGCTTGATTTTACTGGCGTTGTGGGGTGTTTTCCGGCTGAATAGCAACGTCTTATCCCCCCAGGCGTTCTAGCCCAGGCATTCTCGGCGCCTTCTCTTTGTTTTCATCATGAGAGCTTTTCCCACTTCCCTCGTCCTGTCCCTGGCGCTGCCTTTTGGTTTCACCACCTCTCTCACCTCCACCTTCGCGGCAGACTGGCCCAGCTTCCGGGGAGCGGACCGCCAGGACATCTCTCGCGAGTCTGGCCTGCTCAAAGAGTGGCCCGAGAATGGGCCGAAGCAGGTGTGGCTGAATCAGGATGTGGGCTTGGGCTACTCCGGCTATGCCATCGTGGGCGATAGCCTCTACACCCTGGGCGCACGGGATGCCGTGGAGTATGTCATCGCCGTGGATGTGGCCACGGGGAAGGAAAAGTGGTCGGCTGAGGCCGGGGCGCTGCTGACGAATAACTGGGGCAACGGCCCCCGCAGCACCCCCACGGTGGATGGAGACCATGTCTATGCCATGGGCGGCAAAGGCACGCTCGTTTGCCTAACCAAAAGCGATGGTAAAGAAGTCTGGCGCGTCACCATGGAGAGCCTGGGCGGGCAGCTCCCTGGCTGGGGGTTCTGCGAAAGCCCGCTGGTGGAGGGCAACCTTGTCATCGTCACCCCCGGTGGACCGCAGGGCACGCTGGCGGCCTTTGATAAGCTGACCGGCACACCCGCCTGGCGCTCCGCAACCTGGACGGACCCCGCCCAGTATTCCTCCATCGTGCCAGTGGATCACCATGGCACCCGCCAGCTCATCCAGCTCACCATGCAGAGTGTGGCCGGCGTGAATGCGGCCAATGGGGAACTGCTGTGGAAAAACGAGTTCCCGGGTAAAACCGCCGTCATCCCCACCCCGATTTTCAGCGAGGGCCAAGTCTTCGTCACCGCCGGGTATGGAGTCGGCTGCAAGTCCTTCAAGATCGGCGCGGATAACAGCATCGAGGAACTGTATCAGACCCTGGAGATGGGCAACCATCACGGCGGTGTCGTGCTGGTGAATGGTCACCTCTACGGCTTCGCTGAAAAGAATGGTTGGACCTGCATGGACTTCAAAACCGGCGAGGTGAAGTGGGTGGAAAAACGAACTCTGGGTAAAGGTGCCATCCATGCTGCCGATGGCATGCTCTATCTGTTGGAGGAGAAAACTGGCACCGTGGTGCTCATCACCGCCACCCCCGAAGGCTGGCAGGAGCATGGCCGCTTCACCCTCCAGCCTCAGACCACGCAGCGGAATCCTAAAGGCATGATCTGGACCCACCCCGTGGTCAGCGGCGGCCGCCTCTACCTGCGGGATCAGGAGCTGCTCTTCAGCTTCGATGTGAGCGGGAAGTGAGTCTGTGGAGGAAACGGCAACGTCGGCAGCTTCGATGCGCTGATCATCCGCCAACTCATCGCTTGGCACGGGCACGCTCTTTCGGTTAGGCTTCGTCCTGAGACCATGCGTCATTTCCTGAAATCGATCATCTCCAGGGAGGATCCCGCGCCGCAGAGTCGATCCAGCCTCGGGGTGACTTTCCTCGTGCTAGCCGTCCTCTGGGCTCTGTGGCTGATCGTCCAGCCACCCCGACCATCCCCCGCCTCATCCCTAGAGTCCGCCCAGGCCACCCTCCCGTCTCCGCCCTCAGCGGGGGCAAAGCCCGCCGCCGAGTCTGCACCTCAGCCCCCGCCTCGTCTCCCCAAGCCCGTCACCCGCAAAGCCGTCTGGCGGTTGGCTCCAGGGGAAAGCGGGCTGCTGAGCTATGTCTCGGAAAAGACCCGCACCAACGGAATCATGCTGGTCACTCTCAACACCGATGAGGAAGGGAAAGTGATTCTGGAACGCCAGGAATTTGACGTGCAGGACTCGGCTCTGCAGGCCCATGACCTCAAACCGCACCTGCCCGAGATCTTTGAATTTGAGCGATCTGACACGCTGAATGCCGCCCAAGCCCAGACGCTGTTAAAGTCCTTGAACGGTCATGAGGGGGTCACCCAACAAGGCGGTGGCCGCTCCTGGGGCCCTTTCGGCCAACCCCGCCGCGGCACCCACACCCTGCGGTATGCTAACGGTGAAATGATCCGCCGAGAAGCCCTGATGGTCTTGCTGCATGAAGCCGATCCGGCAGGGCTTTACCAAGTGGAGGTCGAACTCACCACCGAACACGGCCCCGGAAGCCTTGAACCGAACGCCTCTGCCGCTGATGAATAGCGGTCCTGTGAGGATAGCTCAGAGAGGCGCCTTTTTGGGGGCACTCGTTGCAGCTACGCTCCACTGCCTACTCACCAGCCAGAGTCTCTAAGGCCTCCAGCTGCTTCCAGTATACCCTCTCAAAGATACAGCCACGTCAAGGGCGCTTCCCCCCATTCATCCCCACTCCTGCACAAGGGATCACCTGACACTTGCGACTCTCACAAAGCCGCCTAAGCTGCGCGCCCCTTATGGCCCAGCAGTTCAAGATTCTCATCGCCGGTAACAACGACCCCATCTCGAGTAAAGGTATCGATCTCCTCAAGGCGGAGCCGTCCTTCTCCGTCGAGGTGAACATGAACCTGAAGGCGGAAGACGCCATGGTGGAGGCCTCCCGCGATGCCCACGCCATCATCGTCCGCAGCGGTGCCAAGGTGACCGCCAAGGTGCTGGATGCCGCCCCCCTCCTGAAAGTGGTCGGTCGTGCCGGTGTCGGCGTGGATAACATCGACGTCCCCGTGGCCAGCAAGCGCGGCGTCGTTGTCATGAACACCCCTGGCGGTAATACGATCTCCACAGCTGAGCAGGCCTTCACCCTCATGATGGCGCTTTCCCGCAAGACCCCTCAGGCCCACGCCACGATTGTGGACGGCAAGTGGGACCGCAAGAGCTTCCAGGGCACGGAAGTCTATGGCAAGACCCTCGTGGTGCTCGGCATGGGCCGCATCGGAGCCGAATTTGCCAAGCGCGCCAAGGCCTTTGGCATGCGTGTGGTGGCCTATGACCCTTACCTTTCCAAAAACCGTGCCGAGAGCCTCGGCGTGGAGCTTTGCGAAGACCTCGACTCCGCCATCGTGCAGGCCGACTACATCACGATGCACATGCCTCTGACCCCAGAGACGAAGCACATGATCAATGCCAAGCGCCTGGCTTCCCTGAAGAAAAGCTGCCGCATCATCAACTGCGCTCGCGGCGGTCTGATCGATGACGCCGCCCTGGCGGAAGCTCTGACCCATGGCACCATCGCTGGTGCAGCCCTGGACGTCTTCGAAACCGAGCCGCCTCCGGCTGACTACCCGCTGCTGAAGGCCCCGAACACCGTCTTCACCCCCCACCTCGGTGCCTCCACCGAAGAAGCCCAGGAAAACGTTGGCATCGAGATCGCGGAAGTGATCAAGGCCCACCTGCTTCAGGGCACCGTGGTCAATGCGGTGAACATGCCGAACGTCGATCCGAAGACCCTGGCCGACCTGGGACCCTTCCTGAAATTCGGCGAGCTCCTCGGTCGTCTGATTTCCCAATACGCCCCGGCACGCTCCAACGGCGTGACCATCAGCTACAGCGGCAAGGTGGGCACCGGAGACACCACCCTCATTTCCCGAGCTGTGCTCAAGGGTTTCCTGGAGCGTGCGGTCGGCCCTGAGCAGGTGAACTACATCAACGCCACCGGTGTGGCCGAAGGCCTGGGCCTACGCTTCAGCGAAAGCCGCGTGCCAGACGCCAGCGAGTTCACCGACCTCATCGAAGTCCACGCCACCAACGGCACGGAGACCGCCAGCATTGCCGGCACCTTCTTCGCCGGTGAGCCACGCATCGTGAAGGTCAATGGCCGCCACATCGAGACTCGTCCAGAAGGCACCCTGCTGCTGATCGAAAACATCGACCAGCCCGGCATGATCGCCGCCTACAGCACCATCCTGGGCAAGCACAAGATCAACATCGCGGACATGTCCCTGAGTCGTAACAAAGAAGGCGGCACCGCCCTCACCCTGCTCACGCTGGACAGCACCCCGAGCACCGCCGTGATCGCTGAGCTGGAGGCCATCAACGGCATCAGCCGTGTGCACAGCGTGGTGGTCTAAGACCTCGTGATCTGACCTCCTTCCAGGCCGGGTAGGTTCTCTTCGCAGAACCGCCCGGCCTTTTTTGTCCCTCGATGGATCTTTAATTCATCACGTGCGCAGGGGCTCGGCGGCATTCCCACTCGCGCAGGCGGGCTCGCCAAACCTCAAGTTGGGTGGGGTCGGCCATGGGAGATCCTACCTTCGCCAGCTTCTCCCAAAACGCGATGATGCTGGTGAAGATCAGCCGCTCCTTCTCCGGCGGGCGACCAGCTGCGGGGTGGGTAAGCCAGTCTTTGAAGGCGATTTGGTATTCTTCCCAGGCTTCCTCGAAGTTTCGGCGGGCGGCCAGCAGGTCGCCCAGACGGCGATGCATCTCCAGCTCACGCCAGGGCTCGGTCTGCACGGGCCCAGCCTCGGCCAGTCCTTGGCGGATGGCGTCTTCGGATTCTGGAATGCGCCTCTGCACCCGCAGCGTCTCGCTGACCATGATCCAGGCATCGGCCAGGAGGGATTCATGCCCGGCACTTTGAGCGATGTTCAGCGCACGCCGTGCGGCTTCCTCCCCGCCGGGGCAGCCGGGGACTTTGCAGGCCAGGACCGCATGATTGAGCAGGGCATTGAGCAGTCGGGGATCGCGTGCGCCGACTTCCGTCTCCAGGTGCTTCAATCTGGCCAATGAGGCAGCGAGTGCTGATTCATGATCTGCGGGTTGGCTGGTGGTCGTGGCGAGACTGGCCAGCACGTAGGCCCTGAGGCTGGAATGGGCGGCATCGTCAGGGATCAGAGCCAGGGATTGCCGCAGAGCCGTGGCCGACTCGGTGGGCCGACCGCCGAGGCGGAGCATCTCAGCCTGATCACGCAACCACAGGGCCGCCTCGTCCGGGCGGACAAAGTTCTTTTGACGGACCACGGATGCCATGAGCGTAATGGCTTCTTCATGATGCCCGGTCCGCGAGAGCGCGCGGGCTAACTCTCGGCGGACACTCAGGCTGCGGACGGGGCGCGCCTCCAGACCTCCCGGCAGTTTTTCAAAACCTGCCAAGACCTGCTTCAGCATGGGCACGGCCCGCTCGGCCTGATTCTGGGCCGTGGCTCGCCACGCGATGTTGTAGAGGGAGAGCAGGGCAGCTTCGGAATTCTCGCCCTCCAACTGGGCCGTCAGCTCCCATTGCCGCTGAAACCAGGGTAAGCTCCGCCCTGGCTCCTGCAGGGCGGTGTAGAGCAGGGCGAGCTGCTCCACCAGCCGCTGTTCCGTCCGCGGTTGATTGCGAAAACGGGACAGGCTGGCCGCACACTCATCCGCCAGCCTGCGCAGAGCCTGGGTGTTCATTCCGGCCTCCACGTGCTTGCGGGCACTGGCGAGGAGTTCGCCGAGCTGGGCGCTGACTTGCTCCGCCAGCTCCGCTTGGTTTTGCTCAGCCAGGCGCAGGCGCTGCGTCTCCAGCCGCTGCTGCTCCATCCGCTCCAGTGCCCACCAGGTCGTCGCCACTCCGGCACTCAGGGCACCCAGCACTGCGGCGGCACTCAGGGCGGTGCTGCGGTGTCGGGTCAGCCATTTTTTCACCTGGTAGCCAGTGCCCGGTGGACCGGCCAGCACGGGCTCATCGCGGAGGTAGCGGTGGATCTCCTCCGCCAGCGTCAGGGCAGGGGCGTAGCGCTGCTCTCGGTCTTTTTGCAGCGCTTTCAGCACGATCCAGTCGAGCTCGCCCCGCAGCTCTTTGGCCCGGAAAAGGTGAGTCGAGTCGAGGCGTGCGACCCGGCGGCTGGGCAGCTCGATCTCGGTCTGCCGCACCTGCTGGAGCAGATCAGGCAGCGGGGCGTTTTTTTCATCCGCCACTTGGATCGGCGTGGTGCCGGTGAGCAGTTCATAAAGCAGCACGCCCAGGGCATAGACATCGGTGCGGGTATCCACATCCTGTCCGGTCAAACCGGCCTGTTCGGGACTCATGTAGCGCGGGGTGCCGAGGACGACCCCGTTCAAGGTCATGTCCAGCGTCGGGGGCAAATCCCCCGCTAGGGCCTTGGCGATGCCGAAGTCGATGATCTTCACCACGGGCTTTCCATCCAAGAGGGTCACCATGACATTGGAGGGTTTCAGATCGCGATGCAGGATGCCCTTTTGATGCGCATGCTGCACCGCGAAGCAGGCCTGGGCGAAGATCTCCAGGCGAGCTCGCAGCGGAGTCTCCTGCTGGCGGCACCAGGTGGTGATGGCATCCCCCGCCACCATCTCCATGACGAAGTAGGTGCGGCCATCCGGCAGTTCCCCGGCATCGAAGACGCCGGCGATGTTCGGGTGCTCCAGCCGCGCCAGCACCTGATATTCACGAATGAAGCGGCCTGAGAGCACGCCGGTGCCCAAGCCCGGGCGGATGATCTTCACCGCCACCTCCCGCCGCACCGGTTGGGTCTGCTCCGCCAGCCAGACATTCCCGGCACCGCCGCCACCCAGCAGGGATTTCAGCAAATATCGCCCGGCGATGATCATGCCCGCGGTCTCCTGGGCACTTACTTCCTCCGGCAGCTCATCTGCCAGGGCGATGTCAAAGAATCCCGCGAGAGACTCGACGTCGGTAAGCTTGTTGGGCCGCAGGTCTGACATGCGCTAAAGATGCGTGAATCCTGGACGCTGTCTTGCAAAGATGCGCTCCTTCACCTCTATCTTTACCCCCGATCTCACCTGCATGAATGCCTTTTTCACCTGCTTGGCCCGTCTCGCAGGCATCGGCTGTCTCAGCCTCGCACTGGTCGGATGCGGGCCGCAGGAGGTTCCGAATCTTCAGGGCAAGACCATGGGCACGACCTGGAGCCTGCAGGCGGTGGGGGCCGATGAAGCCCTTCGAGTGTTGATTCAAACCCATCTGGACCAGCGAGAAGCGGTGTTTTCTCACTGGAAAGCGGACTCGCCTCTTTCGCAGTTCAATGCGAGCACGAGCACGAACTGGGTGCCTGTGCCGCTCGAACTGGTACGGATCATCGAGGTGGCTCACGAGGTGGCACGAGAAACCGAAGGTGCGTTGGATGTGACCCTCGGCCCCCAGGTGGAGGCGTGGGGATTTGGCGGGAAGCCGGAGCAAGCTGATAAACCCGGTCTGGAGCACGTGGGCTGGCGTCACCTCGCTTGGCGAGAGGCTCCTCCTGCCCTGAAAAAAGATGCACCGGAGGTGCGCCTGAATGTGGCGGCTGTGGCTGAGGGATTCCTCCTGGATGAACTCGTGGCCCGACTGCGGGCGGAGGGCCTCCAAAACTTTCTGCTCGAACTCGGGGGTGAGGTCTTTGCCAGTGGTCACGCGCCGGATGGAGGCCCCTGGCGGGTGGGTTTGCAATCGCCCGACGGCATCCCTGGAAACACCCTGGAAAGGCTGCCTCTCACCGATGCCTGCATCTCCACCAGCGGCAGCTACCGCCACCGTTATGAGAAGGAGGGGCACACCTACAGTCACATCATCGACCCACGCACGGGGCGGCCCATCACGCATCGGCTGGTGTCCGTCACGGTCATCCATCCTCGGGCGGTCCTGGCGGATGGCTACGCCACGGCCCTGATGGTGCTGGGACCGGAAAAAGGGCGCGAAGTGGCGCAGCGGCTCAGTCTACGGGTGATCTGGCTGGAGGAGGAGTAGCTAATACCCACCTGATGAAATCATGAGTTAAATTCGTGGGCAAGATCGAGTTCTCTCCTCACCTCAGCTCTTTCGCTAAGCGAAAAGTGAGGTGAGGGGGCGTGAGAGTCCTGTTTCTATACTCTCATTTCATGAGGGCCTCAGACCTCAGCGCGGCCTGAAGGGCCGCTGGATTCAGCCCAGGCCGCAAGGCCTGGGAAACCCCGAGCTCCGTCGATTTACCCACGTCGCGCTCTGAAGGAGCGCGGGAACGGGCGGCACGTTTCCACCTCCCATTCCCTCTCCCGCGACCCTTCAGGCCGCGACTTTTGAGAGGTGGGTCTCTTCCCACCCACCCAGGGCTTGCTTCGCTTCGGCCTGGGCTGAATCCGGCGGTCCTTTGGACCGCAAGGCCCTCTGATACCCGCCTGACGAAAAAAGTCCCCACTCTCCTCCTGGGGAGTGCCTGAGAAGCCAAAGAGTTTATGAGAGGGGCTGGTGAAGTCTGAGCAAGGGATGTCTTCCATCGAGGGGGTGTCCTCCGAACTCGATAAATCCGACTTCGCATTCCGGGAGGCAGTGCTAAACGTATGCTCATCTTCACATGCCACTGATTGACCGACTCGAATCCCGATTGGGCCGCTTTGCCATTCCTGGGCTCATCCAGGCAATCGCCATTCTCCAGCTTTTCACCCTGCTCATTTTCATGTTCCTCTCGCCGGATGCCCGGCAGCCGTATGAGGACTTCCTGATGCTGCAGCCGGAGCTTGTGCTTCAGGGCCAAGTGTGGCGGCTCATCACCTACATCTTCATCCCCAGCAGCAGCCTCATTTTTGCCATCATCGGGGCCATGTTC harbors:
- a CDS encoding serine/threonine-protein kinase, yielding MSDLRPNKLTDVESLAGFFDIALADELPEEVSAQETAGMIIAGRYLLKSLLGGGGAGNVWLAEQTQPVRREVAVKIIRPGLGTGVLSGRFIREYQVLARLEHPNIAGVFDAGELPDGRTYFVMEMVAGDAITTWCRQQETPLRARLEIFAQACFAVQHAHQKGILHRDLKPSNVMVTLLDGKPVVKIIDFGIAKALAGDLPPTLDMTLNGVVLGTPRYMSPEQAGLTGQDVDTRTDVYALGVLLYELLTGTTPIQVADEKNAPLPDLLQQVRQTEIELPSRRVARLDSTHLFRAKELRGELDWIVLKALQKDREQRYAPALTLAEEIHRYLRDEPVLAGPPGTGYQVKKWLTRHRSTALSAAAVLGALSAGVATTWWALERMEQQRLETQRLRLAEQNQAELAEQVSAQLGELLASARKHVEAGMNTQALRRLADECAASLSRFRNQPRTEQRLVEQLALLYTALQEPGRSLPWFQRQWELTAQLEGENSEAALLSLYNIAWRATAQNQAERAVPMLKQVLAGFEKLPGGLEARPVRSLSVRRELARALSRTGHHEEAITLMASVVRQKNFVRPDEAALWLRDQAEMLRLGGRPTESATALRQSLALIPDDAAHSSLRAYVLASLATTTSQPADHESALAASLARLKHLETEVGARDPRLLNALLNHAVLACKVPGCPGGEEAARRALNIAQSAGHESLLADAWIMVSETLRVQRRIPESEDAIRQGLAEAGPVQTEPWRELEMHRRLGDLLAARRNFEEAWEEYQIAFKDWLTHPAAGRPPEKERLIFTSIIAFWEKLAKVGSPMADPTQLEVWRARLREWECRRAPAHVMN
- a CDS encoding FAD:protein FMN transferase — protein: MNAFFTCLARLAGIGCLSLALVGCGPQEVPNLQGKTMGTTWSLQAVGADEALRVLIQTHLDQREAVFSHWKADSPLSQFNASTSTNWVPVPLELVRIIEVAHEVARETEGALDVTLGPQVEAWGFGGKPEQADKPGLEHVGWRHLAWREAPPALKKDAPEVRLNVAAVAEGFLLDELVARLRAEGLQNFLLELGGEVFASGHAPDGGPWRVGLQSPDGIPGNTLERLPLTDACISTSGSYRHRYEKEGHTYSHIIDPRTGRPITHRLVSVTVIHPRAVLADGYATALMVLGPEKGREVAQRLSLRVIWLEEE